The following is a genomic window from Labeo rohita strain BAU-BD-2019 chromosome 11, IGBB_LRoh.1.0, whole genome shotgun sequence.
GCTCTAGGTGATCTCGAGACTGTTTTAGATCATTTAAATGGTTTCCCATTGGTCATTTAGGTTGTAGACAATGTTGAAAACCAACCAACAAACCAGTCCAggcaggctgggagaccagttGAGGCCagaaaaccgtaagccggattAAGCTTCTTTTCAGTTGGGTTTGGCAGCTATACAAAAATTGTgctttttagaaaaaaagccCTTTAAATTGTTATACAATTATAGAATACAtacacactaccatttaaatgGTTAGCGGCcggtatttattttttaagagaaactgatatttttatttagcaaggatgtattatattgatcaaaagtgacagtaaagacttttttacagaaaatgatttcaaataaatactgttcttgaacttttcatcaaagaaatgtttgaaagtatattcaaaatgtttccaTTATTAACATTCTAAgtccaaaaatgtttcttgagcagtaaatccgcatattagaatgatttctgaaggatcatgtgacactgaagactaaagtaatgatgaaaattcatatttgcatccataacagaaaacagttcttctaatatttcacaatattcctgtattgttaatcaaataaatccagtcTTGGTTagcagaagatacttctttcaaaaaagttaaagttccaaacttttgaacagctcTGTAATGCAATACTTGTATTGAACTTGACAACCTTTTctgtaaatataatacataaaagcACATAAATAGACAGGGCAAAGAAATCTGACCAAAAATAGACGAGTTTTATAGGAACGGTACCGCTAGTTACCGCTAGCTTCATGTTATTGCAACAACCACTGTAGAGAATTCCATGTGACAAACAAGCCTTTCCTATTTGTTGTCTCTTCCGAGTTTCTATGGTTACATGGGAAAATGCATCTAAGAATAtcgtcagagagagagagcgctccTTTCATGGCTGCTCTGAAGAGAGGAAAATCTCTGACGTGAATTTTCCTACCTTTCTGCAGGGTGACTTCAGCAGTGAGATTTTCCTCCATGATCTTGTATTGTTCAATTTTGCCTTGCAAAATCGTGATGTTTTCATTCAGGATAGCCTGTGGAGACGTAGAATGTTCATTAAACTCAAGTTAATAACCAGGGTGAGGTTTAGCTGTGGACATTCACACTTGGACATTAAGGTGTGGCTGTCAGACCTCACGGGCGTGTGAGTGAACGCCATCACCTCCAAAGGTCAAACCCAGCATTTGGacacaaaaaagcttttttagtGCAATCCAACACCCATGATAACGCTAAGAACAATGTGAAGATTATCAGGACAGTTTTTTCCAGGAAGAGCTGTGATTGATATCCTGCCCCCTCAATGGGCAGGAGATGTGTTTAATGTTTGGATCACTGGATTTGGAATATATTTGCATAACAGTTTAGATTTTACTTAACCTAATCTGTTCACCACTTCCCGTTGGGTCTCTTTATGTAAAACAAACCCAGTTTCATATCTGGGTTTCAACAAATATGAAACTCAAAGGCATGCTTTTTTATATCTCAATGTCATTATAGGCTAGAAGAAACCCAAACAAAAAGATAAACTCACGTTTTCTTGCTGGCTGGTGTTCAAAGAGACGTTCAGAGACTGTATTTGGTTCTTCTGCTCGTCGATTTGCTTCTGTAGAGCAGTCTGGTTCCTCCATCCCTGTCTCACCAGCTCCTCAAGAGCTTTTCGGTCTTTGTTCCACACCACTTTTGCTCCTTCGTGCCTCTCCCTGAGGGCTTGCATCTCTGTCCGACACTGACTGGCTCCCTTCATCTCAGGCGAAGTGGCCCATACCACAATAATGATAAGAGAGATGATCGACCACAGGGCCAGGCAGGCGATCACTATGTTTCGTGTAGTCTGAGAAGATTTGGAGCTTGTCATTATTGATTTCAGGTCGGAGGTGTCCGAGAAGAACGGGCTGGTGGGTGTGAGTCAGGCGAGAGACTGTCTTCTAAGTGAAACGAAACTTTTAAAGTCTGGGCTTCCCCTCCAAGCTCAGCTCAGGAAAGGGGAGTGGCTCTGCTACTGCGATGGGACCTGCTGTCCACCTCCTCAGCCCTCCAAACACATGGATTGCTGCAACGTGACATCAGCTCGAGGTTATCCTTTGCCGTTACTGGGAAAACCAATAGTCACCTCACTCCTGTTTTTAATGAAAGCGAGTGTTTCAGTTTCCATTCCTCTAACCTGGGGAGTGTCCTGGCAGGAGTCCCAGATCTTAGGAGAGCGTGTTACCTCTGCTAGGTCTGAGCGGTTTTTTAACAGGAGCAACTCAGTGTTTCCTGAACTTTTGCCAAGCACAGAATGTCCATGCCCCTTTGAGTCAcaccaacacacacatacaggagCTTTTAGCAGGACTGACTGCATGAAATCACCTGTTTTTATATAGATAATATGgttatttgtttactttatgTAGATAGATAAGCtggtatataaatattaaatctttACAGACTTTGTATAACGCCTCAAGCGTCCTCTACTGGATAAAGAGCAGCGGTTCAGAGCTGGTTCGAATTAGAATGGACCTTCGAAATTCTGCTGCTCAATGTTTCCTGCGAGTGATGAGTCAGTTGCGGGGGGGGGGGTCAATTACATAATGCTGAAGGGTGGTGGCTGCTTCCATGGGCCGTGGCCCCCTTGAATTGAATTCCTGAGTTTAAATTATGAACTCTTGCAAGATTCTGgtacattgtgaaatatattttgtcagACTTGAGGTGATTAAATAGCATCAGGCAGTTTTGAACAGTTCTGGGGTGGAAGATTATTCATTGTTGCATCCAttcatgcatccatccatttaaatgtttcatatgatgttgctaaaaagaacattattttgtgtatttggtgtaatgcaatgcGTTTACGTGGTTTGAGGTTCAAAAAACgtataaaaacactattttctacatactgtacattattgttgctcctctctgctCTGCCTTTCTGAAACACGTTGATTTTTGCAAAGCTCATCGTTATGAAAAGCGCGGTGTGCTCTGATTGGCCAGCTATTCAGTTCGTTGAGATTGGCCAAATACCTCATCCCTGTGACGGAAATGTTACGCCCCTTACTGTGTTGTGGTTCTGTGTCCTGGTGCgatgagacaaaaacaataaaacccattataaatgaggcatttgttgcatccagtgaggacataattactgattataattgTCTTTTTACATGTTGCGATTTTACACTATGTAAACATTACACCATGTCTGCATGTGTGattgtaaaaacaacaaacaagcactactctacactgctcaaaactcacgtttgaatagccagtagcaaattctttacatatgaaaacgtacttacaggctgtgagtcagaagcatcagactgtccttgcaacgttggaattgccccactttatagtgtgcacagccagcattgtaggctactctccca
Proteins encoded in this region:
- the si:ch211-1a19.3 gene encoding uncharacterized protein si:ch211-1a19.3 produces the protein MTSSKSSQTTRNIVIACLALWSIISLIIIVVWATSPEMKGASQCRTEMQALRERHEGAKVVWNKDRKALEELVRQGWRNQTALQKQIDEQKNQIQSLNVSLNTSQQENAILNENITILQGKIEQYKIMEENLTAEVTLQKDQIEALEHNLTLKAQELASCEALRIAAKQLQTAAEKQKQACETTRQYLQKQLMKCKEVEKHENEPEHEYHLELNDSGGQGITMNSVTLAVIGCLSLLLVP